A DNA window from Mya arenaria isolate MELC-2E11 chromosome 17, ASM2691426v1 contains the following coding sequences:
- the LOC128224775 gene encoding uncharacterized protein LOC128224775: MDRCLNAISYSQDQSPVTGRDMKHSQRHVSVKAFLVPQGHAESDQSKLEWRFSTSLIERLLMFDLNILKIQVYTFLKILRKSFFKPLVGDRLSTFHFKTALLFTLETYPPEIWQERNLLQCVIFCLKTLQRWFNLRHCPHYTISGVDLFVGKLRKWEFPLLSTVLSDMIDNIMDYVTQIEMDQIGERIVDRPRTFSTRHQNTLATVEECFTFYILQIFRIWYERMIERSNISRTKNIIIKVREILNESDIWAELQHVVKWLYQYLATMAASTCLRSNQPIPPAIYRLYEASLDSDLTSSRLKLASMLYCSGQYEEAKLVLTYTESQLHVDVCQWCPCVGRANHLKTETFLQKVYELPVLEVLKRHVACSVAFNSLEICCVPAFLVYEMHRTIRPDDFYHRHPIFDDWMDLVIIDSKPFMFYLQYLTFRQLGEEERRLEALHKLYNYVRVESRACGYIETALHVLGHCFELENWYDIAWTCYRKSLEVVPYNNAARWHIMRLLQ; the protein is encoded by the coding sequence ATGGACCGCTGTTTGAATGCAATTTCCTATTCACAAGACCAAAGCCCGGTCACTGGCCGAGACATGAAACACTCGCAAAGGCACGTCAGTGTGAAAGCATTCCTCGTCCCACAAGGTCACGCCGAGAGTGATCAGTCAAAACTGGAATGGAGATTCTCTACGTCACTGATTGAAAGACTGCTCATGTTTGAtctcaatattttgaaaatacaggTTTACACATTTCTAAAAATTTTAcgaaagtcttttttcaaaccGTTAGTTGGTGATAGACTTAGCacgtttcattttaaaaccGCTTTATTGTTCACCCTTGAGACATATCCTCCAGAAATCTGGCAGGAACGTAACCTGCTGCAGTGCGTTATATTCTGCCTGAAAACTCTTCAACGATGGTTCAACCTTCGACACTGTCCACATTACACGATCTCGGGAGTGGACCTGTTCGTGGGAAAACTGAGAAAATGGGAGTTTCCTCTCCTGTCAACCGTTCTGTCTGACATGATAGACAACATCATGGACTATGTCACCCAGATAGAAATGGACCAAATAGGGGAGAGGATCGTTGACAGACCAAGAACATTCAGTACAAGACATCAGAACACATTGGCTACAGTGGAGGAATgctttactttttatatattacaaatattccGTATTTGGTACGAAAGGATGATTGAAAGAAGTAACATTTCCAGAACAAAGAACATTATCATAAAAGTTCGGGAAATTCTAAATGAATCGGATATATGGGCAGAATTACAACATGTAGTAAAGTGGCTTTACCAATACCTTGCCACCATGGCGGCATCTACGTGTCTTCGCTCGAACCAACCAATACCACCAGCCATTTACCGCTTGTACGAGGCCTCCCTGGACTCTGACCTCACTTCTAGCAGATTAAAGTTGGCATCCATGTTGTACTGCAGTGGTCAGTATGAGGAGGCTAAACTGGTGTTGACCTACACCGAGAGTCAGCTGCATGTTGATGTGTGTCAGTGGTGTCCGTGTGTGGGAAGGGCAAATCATTTGAAAACTGAGACGTTTCTACAAAAGGTTTATGAGCTTCCTGTTTTGGAAGTGCTTAAACGGCATGTTGCATGCAGCGTTGCTTTTAATTCATTAGAAATATGTTGTGTACCTGCGTTCCTAGTATACGAGATGCATAGAACGATTCGTCCTGATGATTTTTATCACAGACATCCAATATTTGATGATTGGATGGACCTTGTTATCATTGACTCTAAACCATTCATGTTCTACCTGCAGTACCTCACATTCAGACAACTGGGAGAAGAAGAGAGAAGACTGGAAGCACTTCACAAGTTATACAACTACGTTCGTGTTGAGAGTAGAGCGTGTGGTTATATAGAGACAGCCCTGCATGTACTTGGTCACTGCTTTGAACTGGAGAACTGGTATGATATCGCATGGACATGCTACAGAAAATCCCTCGAGGTTGTGCCTTACAACAACGCAGCCAGATGGCATATCATGAGATTACTTCAGTGA